The genomic stretch ATTTTAAAGTTATCAACCACAACCTTATAATTTTTGTTGAATCTAACTAAAACACCAAACAATTGCAACTCAGTCTTGTAATCAACAATCTGCTCGCCATAGAATGAAGTGTCTATGAAAGGGAGATTACTGACATGTGATGCAAGTGTCCATTCTGAATCAAGCAACAATATGGATTCTGATGCTAATCTGAAACCAACTGATGTTTTTAGCCATCTTGCAGTTTTGGTGCTCTGAATTAGATAGTCATGGGACAAGCTTACCTCTCCCAAATATCTGACCAACTTGAGCAACGAAAAGACATTTGCTCTGGTTAAGGTGGAGTTAGCTGTAAGAGTCATGAGATGATTACAAATATATTGTGATGCATCCATAAATTCAAATTTGACTCCAATTTCTTTAAGTTCTGTGGTGTACTCTGTTATCTTTTCACTGTAAAAATCTTTCTGGATTAATGGTATGTCAACAAGTGTTGATGCTTCCTGAAGTAGTCGTccccaaccggagctcggcaagaaTGACTCAGAAGGTGACTTGTAACCAATTGATGTCTTCAACCAGCTTCCAGTTTTAATGCTGCTAAAAAAGTTCTGCAGCTTATAAATAGTTCCACGAGATCTAATATTTCTAATCCATTCAAGTAACAAGAATGCATTGTCTTTTGTCAAAGGAGAGTAAACAGTTCTGAAAGCTGCATTTGGAGGATAAACTTGTGGAATATCAGAGGCCTTACCATGTTGTTGCAGGAATTTTAAAATCAGTCCTTCACAGGTAACATTTCCTGCAAAATTGGCAGAAGACAAATACTCCCTACTCAATACAACATAATTGTCATGCCTCCAAGGATTTGAACCAATTAATATTGCCCATTTGCTCACACTGGCCGGCACAAGGACTTCTCTCTTTCCTAATATCACTCCACCGTATTCATCTACTATTGGCAAGTGAGAGAACAATGAGTTTATGCACCATTCACTAGCATAATTATACCTACGAGAATGATATAGAAAATGAGTGAAGGCTATGACAAGGTTGCTACTAGTTAGTGACTTGATCACAATTGACCCATAGTCATGAAGACTTAAACTCTGCAGCTTCACAGAATTCTTGAGCCAATCCATTACTCCTGATTTTGACTTTCTTAAAGACAATTGCAAGGTTTGTGGCATAAAATATAGTTTTGAGACAGATATAAACTCCCGATTCCAGTTGATGAGCCATGTGATGATCTGATCGTCACCGTTAGCAATACATAGCTTCTGATAACCATTCGTTGCTTGTGATACACTTAACAAAGATATGCCACCAGTGGAATCAATAAACCTTAACAGAGGTATGTCCTTAAAACAAGAGTACCATTTCTGAGCAATGAAGTGTAGAAGCTCTACATAAATATCATCAGGCATTTCCTTTGCAAGATTGGAACCCCTAATGAATGATGCATACCAGGCTAGATCAACGTAGCCAACTCCTAGATATCCTAGTACATTATTATAGTCATTGTTATCCAAGTAGGCATTTACTATATGACTTCCATGTGAATGCAGGTTAAGTAAGTCAACCCCACACTTCTGTGCTTTAATTAGAACATGCCAAAATGCAGGAACAAGTCTCTTAATTTCACTGGGCTTACTGAACATCTGTTGTGACTTGTTTATTTCACACGGTATTATACGCTCAGCAATGATTTTTTCTTTGATGGATTGTCTCAAGGGATCTAGCAACTTGATATGAGATTCCTCCAATGGTATGAAATTGAACAAGAAGGGAATGGAAAATGAGGGTGCCTCATGTGATCCTTTAATTAGTGTAGTGAAAGCGTTCGTAAATGCAGAAGGTACACAGCTAAGAATTCCTTCATTCCATGGGCTATTTAGCTGTATCGACTCCCTTGAAGAAACTAGTAGGAAATCAGCCTGGATTATAAATGGGAAACCAGTCTCCATGTCAGtaggaagaaaagaatatacacCAGACTTTCTCATCCCACGATTCAAACGCCTTGCAAAGGGAAAAGCCAGAGTAATCACGCATTCATCAACTTCAGCCCTCTTCTTTGAAATGCATTCTGGTTTTACAGGGAACCTTTCCTTCCAAATGTAGTAACAACATTGTTCCTCGTTACCCTTGTCGCCTTCTTGAGCAGTAAGATGGAGAGGGTATGATTCTGCATTCAAGTTCCTACTCTTTTGGCAAGTGTCTTCACCTGATATAGAGATCTTGCAGCCAGTATTACACTTTGGATCATCACTATCTCCCCTTACAGATAGCTGcctaatttttgaaagaaaaagtaGGACCTCAGGTTGTAAATTTGATAGTTGTTCCTTCACGGCTGACTCTTTTTCAATCTTCAAAGGCAAGATTATAATAGTTGTAGGAAGGCTTTCCAATGGACCGTACAAATTTTTTATGTCAGAAAGGCATGGATTCTCATCAACCCATTCAGGCACAATGTAGCCTAGGTTGCAATCAGGTGATGGTTCCTCATTGAAGCATATTTGATACCCATTGCTGAAGATATAGGGCTTACTGGATATCAGAAAGACACTTTTAAATCCTATGCCTGAAAATTCATAAACAAATATTGTCATGGTCAAACTCTAACCCTATGCATTTAACAAAGTAtggaacaagtgaaataaatatGCTTATAATGTAAACTGTAAATATGAAACTGGATTCCAGTTGCCCATCTAGTTCAACCACGAAGATAAATGTTTAAtatatttgaataaaaaaattggTGTGGttcaatatattttaatattaagtgTCACATAGAGATAAATGTTTTCACAAACAACAACATACAATTAGAACCAACAAAAAAAAAGTCTAAAGTGCAAACCTTTCTCCCCTATGTAGCCAAGGTGTCGTTTCCCTTTCTTTGTTGATTTACCAATCCTACAAATGGAATCAATGTTCGATGGAGAGAAACCTATCTCATTGTTGAATAGGAGCAGTGTTGTTTTGGCTCCGGTCATCGTGATATCCTTCGAAGTAATCAGAAACTCAAGGGATGGAGTGACGCCCTCTGCATACTTGTTGTCCTCTGCATTCTGCCGAATGCAAATTGATAAATGAAATACGATTGAAAATGGTTAGTAGATATGGCAACTCACAGCACCTAGAATCCAGAAGAATTTAGTAGAAACAACACTGCCTTCAAACAGTCAAGCGGTAGAACTATGCACCTGAACAAGCTCCATGAGGAAGTGTACGTCCTTGGAATAAAGCTCTTCAGAGAGGTAGAGGACGGCCTGATGGATGTCCTCGGCCAGGGGATTCTTGTCATCTCGCCCAATGTAATACCTCTCTCTCCGTATCCAATCGACGTGCTCGCGAGGGGTAGAGTAAGCAGCAACAGCAGCCATTAGAGCAAGAGCAAGAGCAAGAGCGAGTGCAACAGCAGTAGCCCAGCCacaggaagaagaagagtgaAGGTGGCAGGGAACATTGGTTAACGTGGAAGAGGTGAGAGACAATAAAGAGTTGCTTGTTTTCGATGGAGGAGGAATGGAGGATACGAAGAGTCGATTGTTGATTAGGATGGAGATGATGCGTAGAACGAACAGTTTGGCTTTTCCAGTGAACTTTTCGGTTTTCAACTTCATGCATGCTTGGCTTGACCCAGGTCCGGCCCAGACCTGACCTGGGCATGTAATAGGGACAACAGGCCGGTTGGCCGTTGACTTGGGTCGCTTGGCCTAATTGTAACTGACCTGGCATCCGGTTAACCACATGTTCTGCCCACctatttaggttttttttttttttttttcttttttgctttgTAATATGTCATACcaaaaaatttaacataaaaaaaatttatattgatATTGTACTGAAATTTCAATTTACTGAAGTTTCAGTATGAATTATCGATATGGTATCCTAACCGCTAGGATACAAATGAGACATGTTTCTGATACGTTTGGAttcaattacaaaaaaaaaaaataaaagttgcaAGGTTTAATTGATTGATGTAATATGGTTTTctatttaagattttaaaattttaatttttaatactaaAGTTCACTAGAAAAATTATGTTATAGTAGCTACTGGTTAGTAGTTGCTACAATAGAGAATTGTCTTGTAGCAGCTATTGGTCAGTGGTTGCTATAATATATTTGCTGAGTGAAATTtgagagaccataacttttgactcagattgaATTATGAGATGCACAATGTATCAAATCGAAGCTCATTCAGAGAtcatcgatttgatatattgtacatTATATGGTTCATCCAGAATTGAAAGTTACGATATCTTAAAGTTTACTCTAcaaacacattgtagcagctactacaatagctactacaacataaTTTTCtctgttgtagcagttactaatCAATAATTACTACAACATAATTTTTCCTATGCTGTTGTAGCATCTATGAACCAGTAACTactgttggtgtaatattcctgggtcaaggttgactaggttgactgagcttgagttggctcaagcatgagtcttgatatttgagtttcgatatttgacaatatatggagattgcaggagcaatcgtccgattggggagattgttggagcaattcctctcttgtcaaggtttgaccagtctgatgtgaagaagaatcaaataggtcaaagacttgaccggatacttaactgagaaagtcctaactagaggttaggcaaagggaaatcctggtgagtgaaggcagacagttggaaatcctggtgagtgaagccaggtgaaagacataGTGAATGAAACTAAGCAGTtggaaatcatggtgagtgaagctaggtgaaagacctagtgagtgaaactaggcaggtgaaagtcccggtgagtgaagctggacaatgggaaaatcctagtaagtaaagctaggtgaaagtcctggtgagtgaaactaggcagatgaaaagtcctagtgagtgaagctaggcagatggaaagtcctggtgagtgaagccagatagatgaaaagttctagtgagtgaagctaggcaaatggaaagacctgatgagtgaagccagacacgtggagatcgaggtgggtcaaggttgactggacacctagtgttgggaagcccaagtaacCTGGAGTTGGGAagcccaaataggtcaaaggattgaccggatacttggcatgaggaaatctagatgggtcaagggtgaccggacatctcgtggaagtccaagtgggtcatggaggaccgggcatttggcacgagatggtaagtccaagtgggtcaagtttgaccggacacttggcacgagcagaaaagtccaagttggtcaaggattgaccagacacttggtgaagaagtcccagcaggtcaaggctgaccggatACTAGACATGAGGAGTTCTAACATGTCACGATTGACTagatgttggatttggggaccctTGAGCTTGATTTGAGCAAGTCAAGGGTAGTCAATCGATCATCCAATCGATTGGACCGAAGtcaaatcgatcagccgatcgattgggagaatgtTGCGATAAacaacagcccaatcgatcgatcgatcgattgggggtatTTTATCGTGCAAACATAacggtccccaatcgatcagccgatcgattgggcactgccaattgatcaaccgatcgattgggatcaatTTTCTCACGCAATCGTGAGAGCACAAAAgaaggttgaatcgatcagccgatcgatttagcctccccaattgattgggatgtgaccgttgcACAGGTTAAAGCCGTCGGCGATAATTTCTTCGTTACTTCTTCGTCAGCTTGATCCCGATCCTTACGCGAGTTTCTCCATAactctccgccagttcttgaagcttgtCGGAGCAAAGTGTTGCTACCCTTCCAAAGTTAAGAGGCATtccacaaaagaagaagaagcttgggTTTCGGTTTCacgttgtaaatcttgtaagattttatttgtattagcttctcttttcttcttgttgtattgagagattgtacaaggcttctccgccttcggtagttacctagaaggagttatttcatagttgatgagtgagtgagggtcggatccttggattagttacctcttcttgaggtggataccaagtaaatcctttgtgttagcgttatgagagttgcttgagtgttttccgctgcaacaacatcatcaaagcaagcaaccgaagcgcgacaagctattcaacccccccctctAACatcaatcgaccctaacaagtggtattagagcgaggttgctcttcatcggaatcaccACCAgaaagggcaacgagctagagggagaagaagttgaagcaacaaattcaacaagtcaaagatttcatcaaaGCTTAACTTCAAATAGAATTTTGAGATGgattcggattcgacacaagggtacctccaccatacacatcaacacgtttcgatctttggaaatcaaggatcgaaaattttttCATGGtggacatagagcaatggtttgctctaatggaaggtttccaagctccaacaaattcaaagggaaaaattctcaagaacagcaagtggagccaagaaaaAATCCAAAGAAGTCAGGCCAATGACAAGTGACCAAAGTGTTGGTCAACATATTGCCGAGCAATATTTTgaagcaaataggataatttgaAGATGTCAAGGAGTTATGAAGAAAATTAGCTAAACTCCATAAGAtctcctccactgtaccaaaccaagaagaatccaagagggcgactcattggatcaagatcaagaagaagaggactcggaagttgagagatgctcaacttccaaagaagaagtccaagaagtttcATCTTCAACGAGGCACAATGAAAaggacaaagagggagcatactctttgttcaacGGGCAAAAacatgaagatgaagaggcctccacctctaggattgagggggagcttaCTTCATTGACACCGAGGAAAGAAGAAGTATCTACCTTTCgatcaaatgaagaagaaaaagatggtgtcacctccacaaatcaagaaaaatcaaatggaggatcaagtgccacccctacaagcaaaggtataataatttcaaatttaaataataaaaatcatattatttgctttgagtgtagggaaagagggcactataagagcaagtgtccaaaattggcaagaagaaaggtcaagtggcacccaagagcaaggagaagcccaagaggACCGACCccgtgacaaagaagagcaaggaacacattgtgtgtttcttgtgtcatCAAAAAGAATATTAtcagagccaatgtccaaaggggaagaaactgATCAAGGTCAAGGTCaaggtcaagggggagctttcaaaagcaaacccaaggtatcatttattgagtctatccctttaagtcatgataaaaaatgctaagtctagtttatatcattttaatattatttatcatgaaaataggaagtgaTCTTGCCCGAATGAAGGAAGTTGGAAATCCAGAAGTGGGATGACTACTGACGGGTTGAAGACTTCGATCCTGCAAACAAAACCAAAACCAGGGAAGGAGTCCCTggcattggccctccgacgctcaagtcaaaatcaGGAAGTGAGAATGAAGtaatcaagaaaatagaaaaatcttGCCTTTCTCATACCTGGCGTCCCCTTTTATACCTTTTTTATGTAATCATTCATCTGcctttatttaatgatattaattgccaGAGGAATGTTTATTTGTCTTGACTTCTGTGCATTAATGATAAGTGCAGTGTTTTTCTTTGCCTTGGCTTCTTTATATTTAATAATAGACGGCGTGttctcttttgctttcttgtctcCTATGTAATGTCATTCCTTAAGCCGGATGGGCAGTCCGAGCGGCTCGCTTTCACTACCGACCGCCTCATGATGCCTCGATCGATCGGGTGatgtctgttggtgcaatatccctaggcttgagtcttgatgtttgagtttcgatatttgacaatacatggagattgcagatgcaatcgtccgtttggggaaattgttgatataattcccttctggtcaagattgactagttagatgtgaagaagagtcaagtatgtcaaagggttgactggatacttgactgggaaagtcctaactggaggttaggcaattgaaaatcctagtgagtgaagccaagtgaaagacctagtgagtgaagctaggaagttggaaaatcctagtgggtgaagctaggtgaaagtcctggtgagtgaaaccaggcaggtgaaagtcctggtgagtgaagccgggcagtgagaaaatcctcgtgagtgaagctagatgaaaatcctagtgagtgaagctaggtgaaagtcctggtgagtaaagccagacagatgggaagtcctagtgagtgaagctaggcagatggaaagacctgataagtgaagccaggcacgtggaaatctaggtgggtcaaagttgaccgaa from Zingiber officinale cultivar Zhangliang chromosome 5B, Zo_v1.1, whole genome shotgun sequence encodes the following:
- the LOC121987076 gene encoding uncharacterized protein LOC121987076, producing MTIFVYEFSGIGFKSVFLISSKPYIFSNGYQICFNEEPSPDCNLGYIVPEWVDENPCLSDIKNLYGPLESLPTTIIILPLKIEKESAVKEQLSNLQPEVLLFLSKIRQLSVRGDSDDPKCNTGCKISISGEDTCQKSRNLNAESYPLHLTAQEGDKGNEEQCCYYIWKERFPVKPECISKKRAEVDECVITLAFPFARRLNRGMRKSGVYSFLPTDMETGFPFIIQADFLLVSSRESIQLNSPWNEGILSCVPSAFTNAFTTLIKGSHEAPSFSIPFLFNFIPLEESHIKLLDPLRQSIKEKIIAERIIPCEINKSQQMFSKPSEIKRLVPAFWHVLIKAQKCGVDLLNLHSHGSHIVNAYLDNNDYNNVLGYLGVGYVDLAWYASFIRGSNLAKEMPDDIYVELLHFIAQKWYSCFKDIPLLRFIDSTGGISLLSVSQATNGYQKLCIANGDDQIITWLINWNREFISVSKLYFMPQTLQLSLRKSKSGVMDWLKNSVKLQSLSLHDYGSIVIKSLTSSNLVIAFTHFLYHSRRYNYASEWCINSLFSHLPIVDEYGGVILGKREVLVPASVSKWAILIGSNPWRHDNYVVLSREYLSSANFAGNVTCEGLILKFLQQHGKASDIPQVYPPNAAFRTVYSPLTKDNAFLLLEWIRNIRSRGTIYKLQNFFSSIKTGSWLKTSIGYKSPSESFLPSSGWGRLLQEASTLVDIPLIQKDFYSEKITEYTTELKEIGVKFEFMDASQYICNHLMTLTANSTLTRANVFSLLKLVRYLGEVSLSHDYLIQSTKTARWLKTSVGFRLASESILLLDSEWTLASHVSNLPFIDTSFYGEQIVDYKTELQLFGVLVRFNKNYKVVVDNFKIPSNCVSADAAIFILECIRNVNIPDDLIRKLSQTKWLKTQLGYQHPGESFMAVIEWECLLQVVSDIPVIDEPMYGGRIRSYLAELKRVGVAVTRDDFSKAIASRLNLLIKKTLITDKNVLALLTCYRQFVKKQVTFPHDLYLFSLEKEWLHTNLGFRSPKASILFGPEWEPISAITNLPFIDGNSAFYGYSNEINCFKNELKAFGVVVDFKEGAKFVIDRINLPRDPSVINPVSIISLFQCICNMKEKTKSLPMEFKQKMNTRWIKTILGYRFPEESLLFDPKWNLQRKDGPFIDDIFYGSELASYKTELKEIGVSVDATQACRLLALHIKCHSDITTISRVYLFLKEHKWEAYVKAAEWIWIPQGGGEWVSSNRCILHDNLDLFGSQLFILDKYYDTKLLEFFSRAFGIRLGPCIDDYFKLWSSWEVSAHHLTVQQCSAFWVFIGKHWNSNTEKLLQGSISKVPVQSNDEVILSNKQDVFIPDDLLLKELFDKVSETIFVWYPLVTSPALSRANMNKIYSSIGVRLISEVVQKDESFRITGASFREVDPRSLVSNNGLLRIVLAFLSDISLDIIATERHRLVKYLIDLEVLEIDEPITVCYKLTLSSGTILDSKATRMFSWEKDNAKLFLQSDESRTKPTRHNIEYATNFADVIAKGLLSEFPYQIASLAELIRLGCFVDFEEDAIDFLLKTKNLQLFPEDEEFLSSIASTKNVGKTETGETACTVDGYLLFGILTLGFSLSNIFLR